The following coding sequences lie in one Deinococcus sp. YIM 134068 genomic window:
- a CDS encoding DMT family transporter translates to MPTLPSPHSPARGVGVERGPLPEGTTPPAARPTRSPLRGVLLYCVALLLFACLDTATKYLTTYYPVPLVSWSRYALQLVLMTAVLAPTVGRQIALPTRPAPVVLRSLCLVLTSIFVGLALRRLPVAEASAIVFLSPLLVVLLAGPLLGERLTPGRAALAGLGFVGVLLIARPGGNLDALGVFFALLGAASNTGYQLLSRVLSAEPPLTLLFNSALVGVLTLGPLLPFFWKGPPLTPLYAGLFLALGLMAGLGHFLLTLGFRYAPASLISPVTYLQLVWAGLLGWLVFRHIPDALSLCGMAVIAGAGVATVVTGRPRGNSQPSAVSRQPSAKDGG, encoded by the coding sequence ATGCCAACGCTTCCCAGCCCGCATTCGCCCGCACGGGGGGTTGGCGTCGAACGTGGCCCTCTTCCCGAGGGGACTACCCCTCCGGCGGCCAGGCCCACCAGAAGTCCCCTGCGCGGCGTCCTGCTCTACTGCGTCGCCCTGCTGCTCTTCGCCTGCCTGGACACGGCCACGAAGTATCTGACGACGTACTACCCCGTGCCGCTCGTCTCGTGGTCACGTTACGCGTTGCAACTCGTCCTGATGACGGCGGTGCTGGCCCCCACGGTGGGCCGCCAGATCGCGCTCCCGACGCGACCCGCCCCCGTGGTGCTGCGCTCGCTGTGCCTCGTGCTGACGAGCATCTTCGTGGGGCTGGCGTTGCGGCGGCTTCCGGTGGCGGAGGCGTCGGCCATCGTGTTCCTCTCACCGCTGCTGGTGGTGTTGCTCGCGGGGCCGCTCCTCGGTGAACGGCTCACGCCGGGGCGGGCGGCCCTCGCGGGGCTGGGCTTCGTCGGCGTGCTGCTCATCGCACGGCCCGGCGGGAATCTGGACGCGCTCGGCGTGTTCTTCGCCCTCCTGGGGGCCGCGTCGAACACCGGCTATCAGCTCCTGTCGCGGGTCCTCAGCGCCGAGCCGCCCCTGACCCTGTTGTTCAATTCGGCGCTCGTGGGCGTCCTGACCCTGGGGCCGCTCCTGCCCTTCTTCTGGAAGGGGCCGCCGCTCACGCCCCTGTACGCCGGGCTGTTTCTCGCGCTGGGCCTGATGGCGGGGCTGGGGCACTTTCTCCTCACGCTGGGCTTTCGTTACGCGCCCGCCTCGCTGATCTCGCCCGTCACGTACCTGCAACTCGTGTGGGCCGGATTGCTGGGCTGGCTGGTCTTCCGTCACATCCCCGATGCCCTGAGCCTGTGCGGCATGGCGGTCATCGCGGGGGCGGGGGTGGCGACGGTGGTGACGGGGCGACCGAGGGGGAACAGTCAGCCGTCAGCCGTCAGCCGTCAGCCGTCAGCGAAAGACGGCGGCTGA
- a CDS encoding carbohydrate ABC transporter permease, translated as MTTAPSVPVTATHAPPAPKRGIRLTPAALIWPAMLYLILTTQVPFFMTVYYSFFRYNLVDPSSRPFIGLANYQNLLTDPQNLRILLNTVVLAGGTLILTLVIGGALALLLNREFLGRALLRTLLISSFLVMPIVTAVIWKNMLLSPTSGFFAWVSQSLGLTPIDWLGQAPMLSVIMMITWEWTPFAALILLTGLQSLPDDQIEAARLDGASPWQEFQHIVLPHWMQAIQVVVLMETIALLQVYGEIYGSTSGGPGIATTNLPYFIYQKAFAEYNIGLASAAGVLTVIFTNILAVYLLKLISRRASSQGG; from the coding sequence ATGACCACCGCCCCGAGCGTCCCCGTCACGGCGACCCACGCCCCGCCCGCGCCCAAACGCGGCATCCGGCTCACGCCCGCCGCGCTGATCTGGCCCGCGATGCTGTACCTGATCCTGACGACGCAGGTGCCGTTTTTCATGACGGTGTACTACTCGTTCTTCCGCTACAACCTCGTGGACCCCTCCAGCCGCCCCTTCATCGGGCTGGCGAACTACCAGAACCTCCTCACCGACCCCCAGAACCTCCGCATCCTGCTCAACACGGTCGTGCTGGCGGGCGGCACCCTGATCCTGACCCTGGTGATCGGCGGGGCCTTGGCGCTGCTGCTCAACCGGGAATTTCTGGGGCGGGCGCTGCTGCGGACCCTCCTGATCTCCTCCTTCCTCGTCATGCCCATCGTGACGGCGGTGATCTGGAAGAACATGCTCCTCAGCCCCACCTCCGGCTTCTTCGCCTGGGTCTCGCAGAGCCTCGGCCTCACGCCCATAGACTGGCTGGGCCAGGCCCCGATGCTCTCGGTCATCATGATGATTACCTGGGAGTGGACGCCCTTCGCCGCGCTGATCCTGCTGACCGGCCTCCAGAGCCTCCCCGACGACCAGATCGAGGCCGCACGGCTGGACGGTGCCTCGCCCTGGCAGGAATTCCAGCACATCGTCCTGCCCCACTGGATGCAGGCGATTCAGGTCGTCGTGCTGATGGAGACCATCGCGCTCCTCCAGGTCTACGGCGAGATTTACGGCTCGACCTCGGGCGGTCCCGGCATCGCCACGACGAACCTGCCGTACTTCATCTACCAGAAGGCGTTTGCCGAGTACAACATCGGCCTGGCGAGCGCGGCGGGCGTCCTCACCGTGATCTTCACGAATATCCTGGCCGTGTATCTGCTCAAGTTGATCAGCCGCCGGGCCAGCAGTCAGGGAGGTTGA
- a CDS encoding YceI family protein: MKKTFPVRLLPALALSLGLAALTPAGAAPTKFEVASSDSLNVVTVESETTVENFTGRTSKVRGSLTFDPQARTGGGTVVIDGASIDTGIAARNGHMRGAQWLNFEKTPDVTFKVTQATALGGDKYRVVGTLTMNGVTKPLTTEATVRYTAASATTRSSGLKGNVLAVSTTFNVKLSDFGVKHRQIDAGRVSNDLALAVRFVASDQ, encoded by the coding sequence ATGAAGAAGACTTTCCCCGTCCGCCTGCTGCCCGCCCTCGCGCTCTCTCTAGGCCTCGCTGCCCTGACGCCCGCCGGGGCCGCCCCCACCAAGTTCGAGGTCGCCTCCTCGGACAGCCTCAACGTCGTTACCGTGGAGAGCGAGACGACGGTGGAGAATTTCACCGGGCGCACGAGCAAGGTGCGCGGCTCGCTGACCTTCGACCCGCAGGCGAGGACGGGCGGCGGCACGGTGGTCATCGACGGCGCGAGCATCGACACGGGCATCGCCGCGCGCAACGGGCACATGCGCGGTGCCCAGTGGCTCAACTTCGAGAAGACCCCCGACGTGACCTTCAAGGTGACGCAGGCGACGGCCCTCGGCGGCGACAAGTACCGCGTGGTCGGCACCCTCACCATGAACGGCGTGACCAAGCCCCTCACCACCGAGGCGACCGTGCGCTACACCGCCGCCAGCGCCACCACCCGTTCCTCCGGCCTGAAGGGCAACGTGCTGGCCGTGAGCACCACCTTCAACGTCAAGCTCAGCGATTTCGGCGTCAAGCACCGCCAGATCGACGCGGGCCGCGTGAGCAACGACCTCGCCCTCGCGGTGCGCTTCGTCGCCAGCGACCAGTAG
- a CDS encoding LacI family DNA-binding transcriptional regulator → MATIQDVARLAGVSPTTAKRALREPDKLTPGTLERVRAAIAELHYEPDVRAGSLRGGQSRTVGLVVASIVEPFFAQFARTAGRTLQAAGYTLIVSENEYSARLELTELQRLYGQRVGAILLRAGYGPESHEYIERLRGRGVFVLNYDYVPPDSSLPSILLDNAACMREAVAYLHGLGHTRIAALGTYDPAIHPEERSRTFPEAMRERGLEVPAAYRRVTLLTEDTAYTLTHELLSLPEPPTALIALTGTQAIGAFRAIRERGLTLPDDLSLVTFDNYPWTALVDPPVTVIEQPVEAMAEAAARAVVRALEGGEVLTGRHVFPGRLIVRRSCGVPRRETAHHAG, encoded by the coding sequence GTGGCGACGATTCAGGACGTGGCGCGGTTGGCGGGAGTCTCCCCGACCACGGCCAAGCGTGCCCTGCGCGAGCCTGACAAGCTGACGCCGGGGACGCTGGAGCGGGTGCGGGCGGCCATCGCCGAGCTTCACTACGAGCCGGACGTGCGGGCCGGGAGCCTGCGGGGCGGGCAGAGCCGCACGGTGGGGCTGGTGGTCGCCAGCATCGTGGAGCCGTTCTTCGCGCAGTTCGCGCGCACGGCGGGGCGGACGCTCCAGGCGGCGGGGTACACCCTGATCGTCAGCGAGAACGAGTACTCCGCCCGACTCGAACTCACCGAGTTGCAGCGGCTGTATGGGCAGCGGGTCGGGGCTATCCTGCTGCGGGCGGGGTACGGCCCGGAGAGCCATGAGTACATCGAGCGGCTGCGGGGGCGCGGGGTGTTCGTGCTGAACTACGACTACGTGCCGCCCGACTCCTCCCTGCCGAGCATCCTGCTCGACAACGCCGCCTGTATGCGCGAGGCGGTGGCGTACCTGCATGGCCTGGGGCACACCCGCATCGCCGCGCTGGGGACCTACGACCCGGCCATCCACCCGGAGGAACGCTCGCGGACCTTCCCCGAGGCGATGCGCGAGCGCGGGCTGGAGGTTCCGGCGGCCTACCGGCGCGTGACCCTGCTCACCGAGGACACGGCCTACACCCTGACCCACGAACTCCTGAGTCTGCCCGAGCCGCCCACCGCCCTCATCGCGCTGACGGGCACGCAGGCCATCGGTGCCTTCCGGGCCATCCGCGAGCGGGGGCTGACGCTGCCGGACGACCTCTCGCTCGTCACCTTCGACAACTACCCGTGGACGGCCCTCGTGGACCCCCCCGTCACCGTCATCGAGCAGCCCGTGGAGGCGATGGCGGAGGCGGCGGCGCGGGCGGTGGTGCGGGCGCTGGAGGGCGGCGAGGTCCTCACCGGGCGGCACGTCTTTCCCGGTCGCCTCATCGTGCGGCGGAGCTGCGGGGTGCCGCGCCGGGAGACCGCCCACCATGCCGGGTGA
- a CDS encoding carbohydrate ABC transporter permease, which produces MTTAPAPSNRTSADRHRVRNLLLTAVTYLITLAFLFPLAWMILAAFKTEAQAFATPPVFFFTPIWDNFQRALPSYLPALSNSLIAAIGSTVIAFVLGLPAAFALAVYPTRRAQGVLSWMLSTKFMPAVGVIVPLFLLFRNLQLLDTLPGLILMYTTMNLPLVVWMMHSYMTEIPYAIYEAAKVDGASVSQEFFGIALPLSMPGISATALLCLIFAWNEVFFALNLTSADAAPLSVYIGEFKTSQGLFWAQLSAAATLVVLPVLIFGWIAQRQLVRGLSFGAVK; this is translated from the coding sequence ATGACGACCGCACCCGCACCCAGCAACCGCACGAGCGCCGACCGCCACCGGGTTCGCAACCTCCTGCTCACCGCCGTCACGTACCTGATCACGCTGGCCTTCCTGTTTCCGCTCGCGTGGATGATCCTGGCCGCCTTCAAGACGGAGGCGCAGGCGTTTGCCACGCCGCCCGTGTTCTTCTTCACGCCCATCTGGGACAACTTCCAGCGGGCGCTGCCGAGCTATCTGCCCGCCCTCTCGAACTCGCTGATCGCCGCCATCGGCTCGACCGTGATCGCCTTCGTCCTGGGCCTGCCCGCCGCCTTCGCGCTCGCCGTGTATCCCACCCGCCGCGCGCAGGGCGTCCTGAGCTGGATGCTCTCCACGAAGTTCATGCCCGCCGTGGGCGTGATCGTGCCCCTCTTCCTCCTGTTCCGCAACCTGCAACTGCTGGACACCCTGCCCGGCCTGATCCTGATGTACACGACGATGAACCTGCCCCTCGTCGTGTGGATGATGCACTCGTACATGACCGAGATTCCCTACGCCATCTACGAGGCCGCGAAGGTGGACGGGGCCTCGGTGTCGCAGGAGTTCTTCGGGATCGCGCTGCCGCTCTCCATGCCGGGCATCTCCGCGACCGCGCTGCTGTGCCTGATCTTCGCGTGGAACGAGGTCTTCTTCGCGCTGAACCTCACCTCGGCGGATGCCGCGCCCCTGAGCGTGTACATCGGGGAGTTCAAGACGAGCCAGGGCCTGTTCTGGGCGCAGCTCAGCGCCGCCGCCACCCTGGTCGTGCTGCCGGTGCTGATCTTCGGCTGGATCGCCCAGCGTCAGCTCGTGCGCGGGCTGAGCTTCGGGGCCGTGAAGTAG
- a CDS encoding COG1470 family protein → MLRSTSRALTLVFSLLLLWLWGAAFSQAARFGNLTYRVPPGWSARVDGGVLALTPSNLPAGQTAFILLSPDAALPGDLRAWFEARVAGLHKNVKVVNVTPIQAGKGADGSPSFSQAAAVVGGSGETQYRFYVAGQFGKAPNARAVLLLYQASSLALVERYQAGLNTLADSVDLAGTAVAGASTPATSATAQTRPQTTPAAALPTVRTLNAAEFVRSGGNPEEALIPGEFRCYEERAGADYARPHLLVQILPGGQYRTAGGGGTFAVRKDGSLRKIRWQSGPLAGDREGYLSFGDHGQDFSLSEVGPQERDFECYQAGARETLARLEFALKTPKVGKYPCVATDGSNKGAGTLEILAGGQYRLNGGTGRYTVDLLSDQDEDWSDVDFVGGPWDGDGATYREDEDGERRFGPRRMECKVVVKPTPLPRYGTAKAPAPPKGSGGLSGAYASWTSDVGGYCGGLCWSFYVFNPNGYVYTDEPDAGLDDANCSRTKPNGLPVCEVYTFKGGQLKIGNDKAEPLRKKADGNYDKGGTTLTAIRPVAGLKLSGTYRSFSGSVGMGGMTSSFSESFLRFSPDGRFSREASGGFSATFTDTGSSSGTTTGGATATSSRASGGTYRFVGNTLELRYADGRVVRSFAFLGDGEKNGKPSTGLVHIGGRDYTLQDGK, encoded by the coding sequence ATGTTACGTTCGACCAGCCGTGCCCTGACGCTCGTGTTCAGCCTGCTCCTGCTGTGGTTGTGGGGCGCTGCGTTCTCGCAGGCCGCCCGCTTCGGCAACCTCACGTACCGGGTGCCGCCCGGCTGGAGCGCGCGGGTGGATGGGGGCGTCCTCGCCCTCACGCCGAGCAACCTGCCCGCCGGACAGACGGCCTTCATCCTGCTCTCGCCCGACGCGGCCCTCCCCGGCGACCTGCGCGCGTGGTTCGAGGCGCGGGTGGCGGGGCTGCACAAGAACGTAAAGGTAGTCAACGTCACGCCGATTCAGGCGGGCAAGGGTGCGGACGGCTCCCCGAGCTTCTCGCAGGCCGCCGCCGTGGTGGGCGGGTCGGGCGAGACGCAGTACCGCTTCTACGTGGCCGGGCAGTTCGGCAAGGCCCCGAATGCCCGCGCCGTGCTGCTGCTGTATCAGGCGTCCTCCCTCGCCCTCGTGGAGAGGTATCAGGCGGGCCTGAACACGCTGGCCGACTCGGTGGACCTCGCGGGAACGGCGGTGGCCGGAGCGTCCACCCCAGCGACTTCCGCGACGGCGCAGACCAGACCCCAAACAACGCCTGCCGCCGCCCTCCCCACCGTGAGGACGCTCAACGCCGCCGAGTTCGTGAGGTCGGGCGGCAACCCGGAGGAGGCCCTCATCCCCGGCGAGTTCCGCTGCTACGAGGAACGGGCGGGGGCCGACTACGCGCGGCCCCACCTGCTCGTTCAGATTCTCCCCGGCGGCCAGTACCGCACGGCGGGCGGGGGCGGCACCTTCGCCGTTCGCAAGGACGGCAGCCTCCGCAAGATTCGCTGGCAGAGCGGCCCGCTGGCCGGGGACCGCGAGGGCTACCTGAGCTTCGGGGACCACGGGCAGGACTTCAGCCTCTCGGAGGTCGGCCCGCAGGAGCGCGACTTCGAGTGCTATCAGGCGGGAGCACGCGAGACCCTGGCGCGGCTGGAGTTCGCCCTCAAGACGCCCAAAGTCGGCAAGTACCCCTGCGTCGCCACCGACGGCAGCAACAAGGGCGCGGGGACACTGGAGATTCTGGCGGGCGGGCAATACCGGCTGAACGGTGGAACGGGGCGCTACACGGTGGACCTCCTGAGCGATCAGGACGAGGACTGGAGCGACGTGGACTTCGTGGGCGGGCCGTGGGATGGGGACGGTGCCACCTACCGGGAGGACGAGGACGGCGAGCGGCGCTTCGGCCCCCGACGGATGGAGTGCAAGGTGGTGGTGAAGCCCACCCCCCTCCCCCGCTACGGCACGGCGAAGGCCCCCGCGCCGCCGAAGGGGTCGGGCGGCCTGAGCGGTGCCTACGCGAGCTGGACCTCCGACGTGGGCGGCTACTGCGGCGGCCTGTGCTGGAGCTTCTACGTCTTCAACCCTAACGGCTACGTCTACACCGACGAGCCGGACGCGGGCCTCGACGACGCCAATTGCTCGCGCACGAAGCCCAACGGTCTGCCCGTGTGCGAGGTCTATACCTTCAAGGGTGGGCAACTAAAGATCGGGAACGACAAGGCCGAGCCGCTGAGGAAGAAGGCGGACGGCAACTACGACAAGGGCGGCACGACCCTGACCGCCATCCGGCCCGTCGCCGGGCTGAAGCTCAGCGGGACGTACCGCAGCTTCTCCGGCTCGGTGGGCATGGGCGGGATGACGAGCAGCTTCTCGGAGTCCTTCCTGCGCTTCTCGCCGGACGGGCGCTTCTCGCGGGAGGCGTCGGGGGGCTTCAGCGCCACCTTCACGGACACGGGCAGCTCGTCGGGCACGACCACGGGGGGCGCGACGGCCACCAGCAGCCGCGCGAGCGGCGGCACCTACCGCTTCGTGGGCAACACGCTGGAACTGAGGTACGCCGATGGCCGGGTGGTGCGCTCCTTCGCCTTCCTGGGTGACGGCGAGAAGAATGGCAAGCCGTCCACGGGCCTCGTTCACATCGGCGGGCGCGACTACACGTTGCAGGACGGTAAGTAG
- a CDS encoding ABC transporter substrate-binding protein yields MKRLSLLSLVLAVSSTWAGAQTITIATVNNPDMVTMQSLTPEFNKKYPGINVKWVVLPENELRQKITLDVASGAGSFDLATVGVYEVPIWAKNGWLTSLTPLFRQNPTIASAYKLNDVLPSVRSALTVNGQLYAVPFYAESSMTFYNRDLFRAAGLTMPQNPTWQQLQTFAAKIHKPASGVYGICLRGLPGWGENMAFITTMVNTFGGRWFDQNWQAQLNTPAWKNALTFYVNTLKQYGPPGATSNGFTENLTLMSQGKCGMWVDATVAAGFLSDPGSSKITKSVGFANAPVGPGTPRGSNWFWSWNLAIPKSTKQQDAAFKFLTWATSPEYISLVARTKGTWAAVPPGTRTSTYNNANYKKAAGAFSGLVLSSINRADVTKPTKDPVPYTGIQYVSIPQFQALGTQVGQYMAGALSGQTSIDQALKQGQDAANRIAKEGGYQK; encoded by the coding sequence ATGAAACGACTCTCCCTGCTCAGCCTCGTCCTCGCCGTCAGCTCCACGTGGGCCGGCGCGCAGACCATCACCATCGCCACCGTCAACAACCCCGACATGGTGACGATGCAGAGCCTCACGCCGGAGTTCAACAAGAAGTACCCCGGCATCAACGTGAAGTGGGTCGTGCTGCCCGAAAACGAGCTGCGCCAGAAGATCACCCTCGACGTGGCGAGCGGCGCGGGCAGCTTCGACCTCGCCACGGTGGGCGTGTACGAGGTGCCGATCTGGGCCAAGAACGGCTGGCTCACCTCGCTGACGCCGCTGTTCCGGCAAAACCCCACCATCGCCTCCGCGTACAAGCTCAACGACGTGCTGCCGAGCGTGCGGAGCGCCCTCACCGTGAACGGCCAGCTCTACGCCGTGCCCTTCTACGCCGAGTCGAGCATGACCTTTTACAACCGCGACCTGTTCCGGGCCGCCGGGCTGACGATGCCGCAGAACCCGACGTGGCAGCAACTCCAGACCTTCGCCGCCAAGATTCACAAGCCCGCGTCCGGCGTGTACGGCATCTGCCTGCGCGGGCTGCCGGGCTGGGGCGAGAACATGGCCTTCATCACCACGATGGTGAACACCTTCGGCGGGCGCTGGTTCGACCAGAACTGGCAGGCGCAGCTCAACACCCCGGCGTGGAAGAACGCCCTGACCTTTTACGTGAATACCCTCAAGCAGTACGGCCCTCCCGGTGCCACAAGCAACGGCTTCACCGAGAACCTGACGCTGATGAGCCAGGGCAAGTGCGGCATGTGGGTGGACGCGACGGTGGCGGCGGGCTTCCTCTCGGACCCCGGCTCCTCCAAGATCACGAAGTCGGTGGGCTTTGCCAACGCGCCGGTCGGCCCCGGCACCCCGCGCGGCAGCAACTGGTTCTGGTCGTGGAACCTCGCCATCCCCAAGAGCACCAAGCAGCAAGACGCCGCCTTCAAGTTCCTGACGTGGGCCACCTCCCCCGAGTACATCTCGCTCGTCGCCCGGACGAAGGGCACCTGGGCCGCCGTGCCCCCCGGCACCCGCACGAGCACGTACAACAACGCCAACTACAAGAAGGCGGCGGGCGCGTTCAGCGGCCTCGTGCTCAGCTCCATCAACCGCGCCGACGTGACGAAGCCGACAAAGGACCCCGTGCCCTACACCGGCATCCAGTACGTGTCCATCCCGCAGTTCCAGGCGCTCGGCACCCAGGTCGGGCAGTACATGGCGGGGGCGCTGAGCGGGCAGACCTCCATCGATCAGGCGCTCAAGCAGGGGCAGGACGCCGCCAACCGGATCGCCAAAGAGGGCGGCTACCAGAAGTAA
- a CDS encoding VOC family protein: MTKPRPLPRLDPALTPGHVELTVGDLARSLAFYREVLGLRPLTLGEGTASLGVGGRVLLTLREVPGARPAPASSPGLYHLALLVPTRADLARFVRHVAGRGVRLGQSDHLVSEAFYLQDPDGHGIEVYRDRPRHEWTWDGGEVRMGGDLIDLAGLLAEAGVPTPWAGLPEGTTLGHLHLRVSDLTAAEAFYEDALGFDVVSRWPGALFLSVGGYHHHIGLNTWQSRGGSAAPEGSARLERVVFHLPHSGALGDLAERFRLSGVSITQSPFIRSAQSVGILEVRDPFGILLAFTA, encoded by the coding sequence ATGACCAAGCCCCGACCCCTTCCCCGACTCGACCCCGCCCTCACGCCCGGCCACGTGGAGCTGACGGTGGGCGACCTCGCGCGCAGCCTCGCCTTCTACCGGGAGGTGCTGGGCCTGCGCCCGCTCACGCTGGGGGAGGGAACGGCCAGCCTCGGCGTCGGCGGGCGGGTGCTCCTCACCCTGCGGGAGGTGCCCGGCGCGCGGCCCGCGCCCGCCTCCAGCCCAGGCCTCTACCACCTCGCGCTGCTCGTGCCCACCCGCGCCGACCTCGCCCGCTTCGTGCGGCACGTGGCGGGGCGTGGGGTGCGCCTCGGCCAGAGCGATCACCTCGTCAGCGAGGCGTTCTACCTGCAAGACCCCGACGGCCACGGCATCGAGGTCTACCGCGACCGCCCCCGGCACGAGTGGACGTGGGACGGCGGCGAGGTCCGCATGGGCGGCGACCTCATCGACCTCGCGGGCCTGCTCGCGGAGGCGGGGGTGCCCACGCCGTGGGCCGGACTGCCGGAGGGCACCACGCTCGGCCATCTCCACCTGCGCGTCTCCGACCTCACCGCCGCCGAGGCGTTCTACGAGGACGCCCTCGGCTTCGACGTGGTGAGCCGCTGGCCGGGGGCGCTGTTCCTCTCCGTGGGCGGCTACCACCACCACATCGGCCTGAACACGTGGCAGAGCCGGGGCGGGTCGGCAGCACCGGAGGGCAGCGCGCGGCTCGAGAGGGTAGTCTTCCACCTTCCCCATTCAGGGGCGCTGGGCGACCTTGCGGAGCGGTTTCGTCTCTCCGGCGTTTCCATCACACAATCTCCCTTCATACGATCTGCACAGTCGGTCGGCATCCTTGAGGTGCGAGACCCCTTCGGCATTCTGCTCGCCTTCACCGCTTGA
- a CDS encoding four-helix bundle copper-binding protein, translating into MPQNTARMLQTHPNPASVFDQGALAECIDACFECANVCSSCADACLGEHGHLMHLVHCIRLNLDCADVCGTTGRVLSRLTQPDLNVMQAQLQACLTACRACGDECERHARDMNMEHCAVCAESCRRCEAACARLLEGMGA; encoded by the coding sequence ATGCCACAGAACACCGCCCGAATGCTCCAGACGCACCCCAACCCCGCCAGCGTGTTCGACCAGGGTGCCCTCGCCGAGTGCATCGACGCCTGCTTCGAGTGCGCGAACGTCTGCTCGTCGTGCGCCGACGCCTGCCTCGGCGAGCACGGGCACCTCATGCACCTCGTCCACTGCATCCGGCTGAATCTGGACTGCGCGGACGTGTGCGGCACGACCGGGCGGGTGCTCTCGCGGCTCACGCAGCCCGACCTGAACGTGATGCAGGCCCAGCTTCAGGCGTGCCTGACGGCGTGCCGGGCGTGCGGCGACGAGTGCGAGCGCCACGCCCGCGACATGAACATGGAGCACTGCGCGGTCTGCGCCGAGAGCTGCCGCCGTTGCGAGGCGGCGTGCGCGCGGCTGCTGGAGGGGATGGGGGCGTAG
- a CDS encoding helix-turn-helix domain-containing protein, translated as MSAPASIRYVPLAGYGRPPVVIMPIRNRTTDPGETFRPHRHDFQEVIWIHSGTGTHTIDGREGELRGPCVSLIARGQVHAFREMRELNGYAVAFTEALLGGTDHLLFNHARGDRTFAAPPEVQAAAEGVLALAAREYERVGESSDFSLLRPLTEALLVLVRRAVAAAPGDLAPAEARLAERFLELLERDFAAHHDVGHYAGGLNVSAKHLSRATNAALGRGAKALIQDRVLLEARRLLSFTDLSVKEVTARVGFADPFGFSRAFKAAVGVPPQEFRDTWTSVPGKNDRPPSASAIPGGGDG; from the coding sequence ATGTCGGCCCCGGCGTCCATTCGCTACGTGCCCCTCGCGGGGTACGGCAGGCCGCCTGTGGTGATCATGCCCATCCGCAACCGGACGACAGACCCCGGGGAGACCTTCCGCCCGCACCGCCACGACTTCCAGGAGGTGATCTGGATTCACTCGGGCACGGGGACACACACCATCGACGGGCGGGAGGGCGAGTTGCGCGGGCCGTGCGTGTCCCTGATCGCGCGCGGGCAGGTCCACGCCTTCCGGGAGATGCGCGAGTTGAATGGCTACGCGGTGGCCTTTACCGAGGCGCTGCTGGGGGGCACCGACCACCTGCTGTTCAACCACGCGCGGGGGGACCGCACCTTTGCGGCACCGCCCGAAGTGCAGGCCGCCGCCGAGGGGGTGCTGGCCCTGGCCGCGCGGGAGTACGAACGCGTGGGGGAGAGCAGCGACTTCTCGCTCCTGCGCCCGCTCACGGAGGCCCTGCTCGTCCTCGTGCGCCGGGCGGTGGCGGCGGCCCCCGGCGACCTCGCCCCCGCCGAGGCGCGGCTGGCCGAGCGGTTTCTGGAGCTGCTGGAGCGCGACTTCGCCGCCCACCACGATGTCGGGCACTACGCGGGGGGCCTCAACGTCTCCGCCAAGCACCTCTCGCGCGCCACGAACGCCGCCCTGGGCCGGGGCGCGAAGGCTCTCATTCAGGACCGCGTGCTGCTGGAGGCCCGCCGCCTCCTGAGCTTCACCGACCTCAGCGTCAAGGAGGTCACGGCGCGGGTGGGCTTCGCCGATCCGTTTGGCTTCAGCCGCGCGTTCAAGGCGGCGGTAGGCGTGCCCCCACAGGAGTTCCGTGACACCTGGACATCGGTGCCGGGAAAAAATGACAGGCCCCCGTCCGCTTCCGCCATTCCTGGCGGTGGGGACGGTTGA